One Streptococcus sp. DTU_2020_1001019_1_SI_AUS_MUR_006 DNA window includes the following coding sequences:
- a CDS encoding putative PEP-binding protein — protein sequence MQNQLALSGEKILGKVYPQLLHHVGMIRGEYLLRELNQNILLPSCQQFVKDYLGTICSLYSDEDVWYRFSELTNTEANCLEGTKEYFDENHPLFGYRGTRRLLACLDEFQAEANVVTEVYQTNPNLSVIFPFVNDAEQLKQAIRVLRQHGFNGKVGTMIELPSAYFDLDRILETGISKIVVGMNDLTSFVFATVRNSQWHDMESPIMLEMLRQMQDKARTKKIDFAVAGYLNAFFIQKMNQMDIKCMIHYSSIPEIFDLKIDHPDHLKRVKEESKKIQRSNL from the coding sequence ATGCAAAATCAACTAGCTCTGAGTGGTGAAAAAATTCTTGGAAAAGTTTATCCTCAACTATTGCACCACGTCGGTATGATTAGAGGCGAATATTTGTTGAGAGAGCTCAACCAAAACATCCTGTTACCAAGTTGTCAGCAATTTGTAAAAGATTATCTAGGCACTATTTGCTCCTTGTACTCGGATGAAGATGTCTGGTATCGTTTTTCAGAATTAACGAATACAGAAGCTAATTGTTTAGAGGGGACTAAAGAGTATTTTGATGAAAATCATCCCCTATTTGGATATAGAGGAACTAGGCGTTTATTGGCGTGTCTGGATGAATTTCAGGCTGAAGCAAATGTTGTTACAGAAGTTTATCAAACCAATCCCAATTTGTCTGTTATTTTTCCTTTTGTCAATGATGCTGAACAGTTAAAACAAGCTATTAGAGTGTTGCGCCAGCATGGTTTTAATGGAAAAGTTGGAACAATGATTGAATTACCGTCAGCTTATTTTGACTTGGACAGGATACTGGAAACTGGTATTTCAAAGATTGTAGTGGGAATGAATGATTTGACTTCTTTTGTTTTTGCGACTGTGAGGAACAGTCAATGGCATGATATGGAAAGTCCCATTATGTTAGAAATGCTGAGACAGATGCAGGATAAAGCAAGGACGAAAAAGATAGATTTCGCCGTAGCAGGATATCTGAATGCTTTTTTCATACAAAAAATGAATCAAATGGATATCAAGTGCATGATCCACTATAGTTCTATTCCAGAGATTTTTGATTTAAAAATTGACCATCCAGACCATCTCAAACGTGTAAAAGAAGAAAGTAAAAAAATACAAAGGAGCAACCTATGA
- a CDS encoding ASCH domain-containing protein: MTPQEMWNAYKQINPSIGDEIDAWAFGVEPDLLADLVFKGEKTATASAYDLYAVEDEPLPQEGTFDVILDSKDQAVCIVEITKVSVQPFHQVSADHAYQEGEGDKSLAYWRQVHEDFFTEWLEEAGLTFTPYSKVVLEEFRKVYPL; encoded by the coding sequence ATGACACCTCAAGAAATGTGGAATGCCTACAAGCAAATAAACCCCTCTATCGGAGATGAGATAGATGCCTGGGCTTTTGGAGTGGAACCAGACCTTTTAGCGGATCTGGTCTTTAAAGGCGAAAAAACAGCAACAGCCTCTGCCTACGACCTCTATGCAGTAGAGGACGAACCCCTTCCCCAAGAAGGGACCTTTGATGTTATTTTAGATAGTAAGGATCAAGCTGTCTGCATTGTCGAAATTACAAAGGTTTCCGTTCAGCCTTTCCATCAGGTTTCAGCCGACCATGCCTACCAGGAAGGCGAAGGAGACAAATCTTTAGCCTATTGGCGTCAGGTTCATGAGGACTTTTTCACGGAGTGGCTTGAGGAAGCAGGTCTGACGTTTACACCTTATAGTAAGGTTGTTTTGGAAGAATTTCGCAAGGTCTACCCTCTCTAG
- a CDS encoding M1 family metallopeptidase translates to MQAVEHYIETFVPEHYDLFLDLSRETKTFSGKVTITGQAKSDRISLHQKDLEISSVEVAGQARPFTVDNENEALHIELAEAGLVELVIAFSGKITDNMTGIYPSYYTVDGVKKEVLSTQFESHFAREAFPCVDEPEAKATFDLALRFDQAEGELALSNMPEIDVENRKETGIWKFETTPRMSSYLLAFVAGDLQGVTAKTKNGTLVGVYSTKAHPLSNLDFSLDIAVRSIEFYEDYYGVKYPIPQSLHIALPDFSAGAMENWGLVTYREVYLVVDENSTFASRQQVALVIAHELAHQWFGNLVTMKWWDDLWLNESFANMMEYVCVDAIEPSWNIFEDFQTGGVPLALERDATDGVQSVHVEVKHPDEINTLFDGAIVYAKGSRLMHMLRRWLGDADFAKGLHAYFEKHQYGNTIGRDLWNALGQASGRDVAAFMDSWLEQPGYPVLTATVENDVLKISQKQFFIGEHEDKNRLWVVPLNSNWKGVPDTLETESIEIPGYAALLAENKTALRFNTENTAHYITDYQGQLLDAVLADLVELDNTSKLQIVQERRLLAEAGHISYADLLPVVDQLAQEESYLVVSAVSQVIGALDRFIDEGTETEKAFKALIAKLARYNYDRLGFEAKEGESDEDELVRQLTISMMIRSNDEEASQVASQIFEAHKDNLSGLPAAIRSQVLINEMKHHETKELVATYLDLYTHATDAAFKRQLAAALAYSTDAENIQTLLETWKDKFVVKPQDLSAWYYQFLGHKETQEPVWAWARENWDWIKAALGGDMSFDSFVILPAHVFKTEQRLTEYKAFFEPQLSDLALSRNIGMGIKEIAARVELIKREKAAVEAAVAQYSKA, encoded by the coding sequence ATGCAAGCAGTAGAACATTATATTGAAACATTTGTTCCTGAACATTATGATTTGTTTTTAGACTTGAGTCGTGAGACCAAGACTTTTTCAGGAAAAGTAACCATTACTGGTCAAGCTAAAAGCGACCGTATTTCCCTTCACCAAAAAGATTTGGAGATTTCTTCAGTTGAAGTAGCAGGACAAGCTCGTCCATTTACAGTTGATAACGAAAACGAAGCCCTTCATATCGAGCTTGCAGAAGCAGGTTTAGTTGAATTGGTTATCGCTTTTTCAGGTAAAATCACAGACAACATGACAGGAATCTACCCATCATACTACACAGTTGATGGTGTTAAGAAGGAAGTTTTGTCGACTCAGTTTGAGAGTCACTTTGCTCGCGAAGCCTTCCCATGTGTGGATGAGCCAGAAGCAAAAGCAACCTTTGACCTCGCTCTTCGTTTTGACCAAGCAGAAGGTGAACTTGCCTTATCAAACATGCCGGAAATCGATGTTGAAAACCGCAAAGAAACTGGCATCTGGAAATTTGAAACAACTCCACGTATGTCTTCGTACTTGCTGGCTTTCGTTGCTGGTGATTTGCAAGGGGTAACTGCTAAAACTAAAAATGGTACTTTGGTAGGTGTATACTCAACCAAGGCACATCCACTTTCAAACCTTGATTTCTCACTAGACATCGCTGTCCGTTCTATCGAATTTTACGAAGACTACTACGGAGTCAAGTATCCAATCCCTCAATCTCTTCACATCGCCCTTCCTGACTTCTCAGCTGGTGCTATGGAAAACTGGGGACTTGTGACATACCGTGAAGTTTACTTGGTTGTTGATGAAAACTCAACCTTTGCTAGCCGTCAACAGGTAGCACTCGTCATTGCCCACGAACTTGCTCACCAATGGTTTGGTAACCTTGTGACTATGAAGTGGTGGGATGACCTCTGGCTCAATGAAAGCTTCGCGAACATGATGGAATACGTCTGTGTGGATGCCATCGAGCCAAGTTGGAATATCTTTGAAGATTTCCAAACAGGTGGAGTACCTCTTGCTCTTGAACGCGATGCGACGGATGGCGTTCAATCTGTTCACGTTGAAGTCAAACATCCAGATGAAATCAATACGCTCTTTGATGGTGCTATCGTTTATGCCAAAGGTAGCCGTCTCATGCACATGCTTCGTCGTTGGCTAGGAGATGCTGATTTTGCTAAAGGCTTGCATGCTTACTTTGAAAAACACCAATACGGAAATACCATTGGTCGTGACCTTTGGAATGCTCTCGGACAAGCATCTGGTCGTGATGTAGCAGCCTTCATGGATTCTTGGTTGGAGCAACCTGGTTATCCAGTCCTTACTGCCACAGTTGAAAATGATGTATTGAAGATTTCGCAAAAACAATTCTTTATCGGTGAACACGAAGATAAGAACCGACTTTGGGTAGTGCCACTGAACAGCAACTGGAAAGGAGTACCAGATACTCTCGAAACTGAAAGTATCGAAATCCCTGGCTATGCAGCACTTCTTGCTGAAAACAAGACAGCCCTTCGTTTTAACACTGAAAATACAGCCCACTACATTACTGACTATCAAGGTCAATTACTTGATGCTGTGCTTGCAGACCTAGTAGAACTTGATAACACAAGTAAACTTCAAATCGTCCAAGAACGTCGTTTGCTAGCTGAAGCAGGACACATTTCTTATGCAGACTTGCTTCCAGTAGTGGATCAATTAGCACAAGAAGAATCTTATCTCGTTGTTTCAGCAGTTTCACAAGTTATCGGAGCGCTTGATCGCTTTATCGATGAAGGAACTGAGACAGAAAAAGCCTTTAAAGCCCTTATTGCTAAACTGGCTCGTTACAACTATGACCGTCTTGGCTTTGAAGCTAAAGAGGGTGAATCTGATGAAGATGAATTGGTTCGTCAATTGACAATTTCCATGATGATTCGTTCAAATGACGAGGAAGCCAGTCAAGTTGCTAGCCAAATTTTCGAAGCCCACAAGGATAATCTTTCAGGACTTCCAGCAGCTATTCGTTCACAAGTTCTCATCAATGAAATGAAACACCATGAGACTAAGGAATTGGTGGCGACTTATCTGGATCTATACACTCATGCAACAGATGCCGCCTTTAAACGCCAATTAGCAGCTGCGCTTGCATACAGTACAGATGCAGAAAACATCCAAACTCTTCTTGAAACTTGGAAGGACAAATTTGTGGTAAAACCTCAAGATTTGTCTGCATGGTATTATCAGTTCTTAGGTCATAAGGAAACTCAGGAACCAGTTTGGGCTTGGGCGCGTGAAAACTGGGATTGGATTAAGGCTGCTCTTGGTGGAGATATGAGCTTTGATAGCTTTGTTATTCTTCCTGCCCATGTATTTAAGACAGAGCAACGCTTGACAGAATACAAGGCCTTCTTTGAGCCGCAACTTTCTGACCTTGCACTTAGCCGTAACATCGGTATGGGAATTAAGGAAATCGCAGCACGCGTTGAATTGATCAAGCGTGAAAAAGCAGCAGTTGAAGCAGCTGTTGCTCAATATAGCAAAGCTTAA
- a CDS encoding response regulator transcription factor: MIKILLVEDDLGLSNSVFDFLDDFADVMQVFDGEEGLYEAESGVYDLILLDLMLPEKNGFQVLKELREKGVSTPVLIMTAKESLDDKGHGFELGADDYLTKPFYLEELKMRIQALLKRSGKFNENTLSYGDLTVNLSTNEVKVNDTVVELLGKEFDLLVYFLQNQNVILPKTQIFDRLWGFDSDTTISVVEVYVSKVRKKLKGSVFAENLQTLRSVGYILKHV, from the coding sequence ATGATCAAAATTCTATTAGTGGAAGATGACCTAGGCCTGTCAAATTCAGTCTTTGATTTTTTGGATGATTTTGCGGATGTCATGCAGGTTTTTGATGGAGAAGAAGGTCTTTATGAGGCTGAAAGTGGCGTTTATGATTTGATTCTGCTTGATTTGATGTTGCCTGAAAAAAATGGTTTCCAAGTCTTGAAAGAATTACGTGAAAAAGGCGTTTCGACACCAGTTCTTATCATGACAGCAAAGGAAAGTCTCGATGACAAAGGTCATGGATTTGAGCTTGGGGCAGATGATTATCTAACAAAACCATTCTACCTAGAAGAACTCAAGATGCGTATTCAGGCGCTGCTCAAACGTTCTGGTAAGTTCAACGAAAATACTCTTTCTTATGGTGATTTGACTGTCAATCTATCTACCAATGAGGTTAAAGTCAATGATACTGTTGTGGAATTATTGGGTAAAGAATTTGATCTTTTGGTTTATTTCCTCCAAAATCAAAATGTTATCTTACCAAAAACACAAATTTTTGACCGTTTGTGGGGATTTGACAGTGACACAACCATCTCCGTGGTAGAAGTCTATGTATCAAAAGTTCGTAAGAAATTAAAGGGCTCAGTCTTTGCTGAAAACCTCCAAACCTTGCGTAGTGTTGGGTATATTTTAAAACATGTTTAA
- a CDS encoding HAMP domain-containing sensor histidine kinase, with translation MFNKFKKNWYAEDFSYFIRNFGVFTLIFSAMTLIILQVMHSSLYTSVDEKLLSLSKNPQDVIQLAVNRATEDVKDLGSANVAPASDKKPTVSSNTEVILLDSNLNQLVTGNRFLGLDKITFNKKDLNHIRQLHVQNSYGQDEIYRVILSEINIDSVSTNIKYAAVLINTSQIEQISQNHEQLIVVVMASFWILSIIASLYLARVSVKPLLESMQKQQSFVENASHELRTPLAVLQNRLETLFRKPEATIMESSESIASSLEEVRNMRFLTTNLLNLARRDDGINPELGEVQPDFFNTTFTNYEMIASENNRVFHFENRIHRTIITDKLLLKQLMTILFDNAVKYTEEEGDIHFVIATTERNLYLSVADDGIGISAVDKKKIFDRFYRVDKARTRQKGGFGLGLSLAKQIVDALKGTISVKDNKPHGTIFEVKIAIQTPSKRKNK, from the coding sequence ATGTTTAATAAATTTAAAAAGAATTGGTATGCGGAGGATTTCAGTTATTTTATCCGTAACTTTGGAGTATTTACTCTGATTTTCTCTGCTATGACCTTGATTATCTTACAGGTTATGCACTCCAGTCTCTACACATCGGTGGATGAAAAACTCTTATCACTGAGCAAAAATCCTCAGGACGTCATTCAATTGGCGGTCAATCGTGCAACTGAGGACGTTAAGGATTTAGGTAGTGCCAATGTTGCTCCAGCTTCTGATAAAAAACCAACGGTTAGTTCCAATACGGAAGTGATATTGCTAGATTCAAATTTGAATCAATTAGTGACTGGCAACCGCTTTTTAGGTCTTGATAAGATTACTTTTAATAAAAAGGATTTGAATCATATTCGACAACTTCATGTTCAGAATAGTTATGGTCAGGATGAGATTTACCGAGTGATTCTATCTGAAATAAATATCGATTCTGTCTCGACCAATATTAAGTATGCAGCGGTTTTGATAAATACCAGTCAGATAGAGCAAATTAGTCAAAATCATGAGCAATTAATCGTGGTAGTCATGGCTAGCTTCTGGATTTTATCCATTATTGCCAGCCTTTATCTTGCGCGTGTCAGTGTTAAACCTTTACTTGAAAGCATGCAAAAGCAACAGAGTTTTGTGGAAAATGCCAGTCATGAGCTACGAACTCCATTAGCTGTTCTGCAAAATCGTCTAGAAACTCTTTTTCGAAAGCCGGAAGCTACTATTATGGAATCTAGCGAGAGTATTGCTTCTAGTTTAGAAGAAGTTCGAAACATGCGCTTTTTAACAACCAATCTCCTAAATTTAGCCCGTCGTGATGATGGTATCAATCCTGAACTAGGAGAGGTACAGCCAGACTTCTTTAACACAACCTTTACCAACTATGAAATGATTGCGTCTGAAAATAACCGCGTTTTTCATTTTGAAAATCGCATCCATCGGACCATCATAACAGATAAGCTTCTTCTTAAACAACTGATGACTATCTTGTTTGACAATGCTGTCAAGTACACAGAAGAAGAAGGAGATATCCATTTTGTCATTGCTACGACGGAGCGTAATCTCTATTTGTCAGTAGCTGATGATGGAATTGGTATTTCTGCAGTAGATAAAAAGAAAATTTTTGATCGCTTTTACAGGGTTGATAAGGCTCGTACTCGGCAAAAAGGTGGTTTTGGGTTAGGCTTATCCTTAGCCAAACAGATTGTCGATGCTCTTAAAGGAACCATCAGTGTCAAAGATAACAAACCTCATGGTACGATTTTTGAAGTAAAAATCGCTATCCAAACACCATCCAAGCGTAAAAATAAATAA